A region from the Arachis ipaensis cultivar K30076 chromosome B01, Araip1.1, whole genome shotgun sequence genome encodes:
- the LOC107605883 gene encoding protein FAR1-RELATED SEQUENCE 5-like → MACNVVQPSCQVPSSVADHNSWKPHENAPDHFIADSEQFNKVSMCPHAMPLLDVTEVGSEEMDLGYEAMPLLDVSEVGSEEMNLGHELQMAHKFYVSYVKKVGFATKIQTTTYDRITKQPINQAIHCNRDGFHESRVKASTQKNTISAAGCKARIYVKFDKEKQEWIFLKVELWHSHPCSARKVDARCRASYKYYGDVVSVDSTYSTNRHGLLFASFVGVNHHGKSTFLGCALLGNEEIPSYEWVFSQWVKCMGTAPQRIITDQCRSIFRAIRNVLPDTRHRWCIWHIMKKLPHKLGGYCRYRELYDDLNDIVWNSQTVEAFEDDWSEFIAEYNLHNNPCLSDLYDDRRMWVPIYFKGEFWASMRSTQRSESMHSFYGGFLHSRTSLVQFVHEYDNVLGIKEQRELEDNAADTRGVIPCATSSPMERQFQHHEEHTKE, encoded by the exons ATGGCGTGCAATGTCGTTCAACCATCGTGTCAAGTTCCATCCTCTGTTGCTGATCACAATTCATGGAAGCCACATGAAAACGCTCCCGATCATTTCATCGCCGACAGTGAGCAATTTAATAAAGTGAGCATG TGTCCTCAT GCCATGCCACTGTTGGATGTTACTGAGGTTGGAAGTGAAGAGATGGATCTTGGTTACGAG GCCATGCCACTGTTGGATGTTTCTGAAGTTGGAAGTGAAGAGATGAATCTTGGTCACGAG TTGCAAATGGCTCATAAATTCTATGTTAGCTATGTAAAGAAAGTAGGGTTTGCAACTAAGATACAGACGACAACCTATGATAGGATCACAAAGCAACCCATCAACCAAGCTATTCACTGTAATAGGGATGGGTTTCACGAGTCTCGTGTCAAAGCGTCAACGCAGAAGAACACGATTTCAGCCGCCGGGTGCAAGGCAAGGATATATGTGAAGTTTGATAAGGAGAAGCAAGAGTGGATTTTCTTGAAGGTTGAGTTGTGGCACTCGCACCCATGTTCAGCGAGAAAG GTGGATGCAAGGTGTAGGGCGTCATACAAATATTACGGGGACGTTGTGTCAGTTGATAGCACATACAGTACAAACAG GCATGGATTACTGTTTGCGTCGTTCGTTGGTGTTAACCACCATGGTAAGTCGACCTTCCTCGGTTGTGCTCTGCTTGGAAATGAGGAAATCCCAAGTTATGAGTGGGTTTTCAGTCAATGGGTGAAGTGCATGGGAACTGCCCCACAACGGATCATCACCGATCAATGCAGATCCATTTTTCGTGCGATCAGAAATGTGTTACCTGATACACGCCACCGGTGGTGCATTTGGCACATTATGAAGAAATTACCGCACAAGCTTGGAGGTTATTGCCGGTACAGAGAGTTGTATGATGATCTCAATGACATTGTCTGGAACTCTCAGACGGTGGAGGCTTTTGAGGATGACTGGTCTGAATTTATAGCTGAGTACAATTTACATAACAACCCATGCCTGTCAG ACCTCTATGATGACCGACGCATGTGGGTCCCCATATACTTCAAGGGTGAATTTTGGGCTTCCATGAGGAGCACACAAAGGAGTGAGAGCATGCACTCATTCTACGGTGGATTCTTACACAGTCGGACTAGTTTGGTCCAATTTGTTCACGAATATGACAATGTGCTTGGAATCAAGGAGCAGAGGGAATTGGAGGATAATGCAGCAGACACGAGGGGGGTTATCCCTTGTGCAACGAGCTCGCCTATGGAGAGACAATTTCAGCACCATGAGGAGCACACAAAGGAGTGA